Proteins from one Sabethes cyaneus chromosome 2, idSabCyanKW18_F2, whole genome shotgun sequence genomic window:
- the LOC128733391 gene encoding eukaryotic translation initiation factor 4E1-like isoform X2 codes for MAGKTNEEIEQEDGTEQNHADQNAVVDPECLIKHPLQFTWTLWYLEPDRSKTWEETLNEVTSFSTVEDFWSLYNHIKGPTDIKMGSDYCLFKAGIRPMWEDEANKRGGRWMVNVPRQQRQELDKFWLDTILCLIGEAFENPEEICGAVINVRQKTDKIAIWTSNYSSREAILSIGRIYKERLGLKNQITYHLHKDTMVKSGSSVKAVHTM; via the exons ATGGCTGGAAAAACGAACGAAGAAATTGAG CAAGAAGACGGCACCGAGCAGAACCACGCCGATCAAAATGCCGTAGTCGATCCAGAGTGTTTGATAAAGCATCCGCTGCAGTTTACCTGGACACTGTGGTATTTGGAACCGGACCGTTCGAAAACTTGGGAAGAAACTCTGAACGAGGTTACCAGCTTCTCAACCGTAGAGGACTTCTGGAGCCTATATAATCACATCAAGGGCCCGACCGACATCAAGATGGGCAGCGATTACTGTTTATTCAAGGCCGGCATCCGTCCGATGTGGGAAGACGAGGCCAACAAGCGGGGCGGCCGATGGATGGTGAATGTGCCACGACAGCAGCGCCAGGAGCTGGACAAATTCTGGCTCGATACG ATTTTGTGTCTGATTGGTGAAGCATTCGAAAATCCGGAAGAAATTTGCGGCGCTGTTATCAATGTTCGACAGAAAACCGATAAAATCG CAATCTGGACATCCAACTATAGCAGTCGCGAAGCGATTCTATCGATTGGCCGCATCTACAAGGAACGATTAGGACTGAAAAATCAGATCACGTACCACTTACACAAGGACACGATGGTGAAATCCGGTTCGAGCGTTAAAGCCGTCCACACGATGTAG
- the LOC128733391 gene encoding eukaryotic translation initiation factor 4E1-like isoform X1, with protein MAGKTNEEIEKQEDGTEQNHADQNAVVDPECLIKHPLQFTWTLWYLEPDRSKTWEETLNEVTSFSTVEDFWSLYNHIKGPTDIKMGSDYCLFKAGIRPMWEDEANKRGGRWMVNVPRQQRQELDKFWLDTILCLIGEAFENPEEICGAVINVRQKTDKIAIWTSNYSSREAILSIGRIYKERLGLKNQITYHLHKDTMVKSGSSVKAVHTM; from the exons ATGGCTGGAAAAACGAACGAAGAAATTGAG AAGCAAGAAGACGGCACCGAGCAGAACCACGCCGATCAAAATGCCGTAGTCGATCCAGAGTGTTTGATAAAGCATCCGCTGCAGTTTACCTGGACACTGTGGTATTTGGAACCGGACCGTTCGAAAACTTGGGAAGAAACTCTGAACGAGGTTACCAGCTTCTCAACCGTAGAGGACTTCTGGAGCCTATATAATCACATCAAGGGCCCGACCGACATCAAGATGGGCAGCGATTACTGTTTATTCAAGGCCGGCATCCGTCCGATGTGGGAAGACGAGGCCAACAAGCGGGGCGGCCGATGGATGGTGAATGTGCCACGACAGCAGCGCCAGGAGCTGGACAAATTCTGGCTCGATACG ATTTTGTGTCTGATTGGTGAAGCATTCGAAAATCCGGAAGAAATTTGCGGCGCTGTTATCAATGTTCGACAGAAAACCGATAAAATCG CAATCTGGACATCCAACTATAGCAGTCGCGAAGCGATTCTATCGATTGGCCGCATCTACAAGGAACGATTAGGACTGAAAAATCAGATCACGTACCACTTACACAAGGACACGATGGTGAAATCCGGTTCGAGCGTTAAAGCCGTCCACACGATGTAG
- the LOC128733390 gene encoding uncharacterized protein LOC128733390, which translates to MATSITKDLAIYKQLRNDYSNLKILANACDIGQGQFEKCKDAVKIGVNSTRKLSRAQRLCDLLRLLETRNLLSMISVELLVQFDTALGDAKYSKHLENYRFLLKQHYTAVRRLYLEDLRHRDRRTLLEKEIERAKLGDPESSIPEQKNEPSKGQDGSFSEHRRAIHQLLINEIGRDWSALGRHLKLSSANLFAIEERRIKDVKGRISDILEEAEQNCSGEQAFLALLGEALVSIRRKDLKRKIDKMVS; encoded by the exons ATGGCTACATCGATCACAAAAGATCTCGCTATATACAAGCAACTGCGCAACGACTACTCGAACTTGAAGATCTTGGCGAATGCTTGCGACATCGGGCAGGGCCAGTTTGAAAAATGTAAAGATGCAGTAAAAATCGGAGTGAACTCAACGAGAAAGCTGTCGCGGGCTCAACGGTTGTGCGATCTGCTTCGACTGTTGGAAACAAGAAACCTGCTAAGCATGATCAGCGTTGAACTACTCGTCCAGTTCGATACTGCTCTAGGGGATGCAAAATATTCGAAACATTTAGAAAATTACAGATTCTTACTGAAGCAACACTACACGGCTGTTAGACGGTTGTACCTAGAAG atcttCGTCATCGCGATCGACGGACCTTACTGGAAAAGGAAATTGAACGAGCCAAATTGGGAGACCCAGAGTCGAGCATTCCTGAGCAAAAGAATGAACCCAGCAAGGGCCAAGATGGCAGCTTCTCTGAGCACCGTCGAGCGATCCATCAACTGTTGATCAATGAAATTGGTCGCGATTGGAGTGCGCTGGGACGTCATCTAAAGCTAAGTTCTGCGAATTTGTTTGCAATCGAGGAACGTCGGATAAAAGATGTAAAAGGCCGAATTAGCGACATTCTAGAGGAAGCCGAACAGAACTGCTCCGGTGAGCAGGCGTTTCTAGCTCTGCTTGGAGAGGCATTAGTGAGCATCAGAAGAAAAGATTTAAAACGTAAAATAGATAAGATGGTTAGCTGA